A part of Geothrix oryzae genomic DNA contains:
- a CDS encoding 3-isopropylmalate dehydratase large subunit, with the protein MTVVEKILARAAGQASVKVGDVVEPQVDLAMSHENAALVINQFLEVFQGTGRPAKVWDPARIAIIFDHRVPAESPKTATNQKKIRGFVAEHGITKFHDIRGDVGGICHQILPEYGYVRPGFVVLGTDSHTTSHGALGAFSFGVGATEMASAWSLGIAVNIEVPATIKVVVKGEFPAMVGPKDLILHLIGKLTAQGANYKVLEFHGETIRKMSTSGRIAICNMSVEAGATSGIVPGDEETVRYLREEAGVVDAITCVTPDPDAQYIQTVEIDVSALAPQIACPHMVDHVKPIDQVLGTKIQQIVIGSCTNGRLDDLADAAAILRGKKVAEGTRMLVFPASSKIFAQALDKGYIHDFMRAGAVVMNSGCGPCLGVHEGALGDHEVALSTTNRNFKGRMGNPTGEVYLCSPVVAAASAITGVITDPRKGA; encoded by the coding sequence ATGACCGTCGTCGAAAAGATCCTGGCCCGCGCAGCGGGGCAGGCCTCCGTGAAAGTGGGGGATGTGGTCGAACCCCAGGTCGATCTCGCCATGTCGCATGAGAACGCGGCGCTGGTGATCAACCAGTTCCTGGAGGTGTTCCAGGGGACCGGCCGTCCGGCGAAGGTGTGGGATCCAGCCCGCATCGCCATCATCTTCGACCACCGGGTGCCGGCGGAATCCCCCAAGACCGCCACCAACCAGAAGAAGATCCGCGGATTCGTGGCCGAGCACGGCATCACCAAGTTCCACGACATTCGCGGCGATGTGGGCGGCATCTGCCACCAGATCCTGCCGGAGTACGGCTATGTGCGGCCGGGCTTCGTGGTGTTGGGCACGGATTCCCACACCACCAGCCACGGGGCGCTGGGCGCCTTCAGCTTCGGCGTCGGCGCCACGGAGATGGCCTCGGCCTGGAGCCTGGGCATCGCGGTGAACATCGAAGTGCCCGCCACCATCAAGGTGGTGGTGAAGGGCGAGTTTCCGGCCATGGTCGGCCCCAAGGACCTCATCCTCCACCTGATCGGCAAGCTCACGGCCCAGGGCGCCAACTACAAGGTGCTGGAATTCCACGGCGAGACCATCCGGAAGATGAGCACCAGCGGGCGCATCGCCATCTGCAACATGAGCGTGGAGGCCGGCGCCACCTCCGGCATCGTTCCCGGGGACGAGGAGACGGTCCGCTACCTCCGCGAGGAGGCGGGCGTCGTGGACGCGATCACCTGCGTCACCCCGGATCCCGATGCGCAGTACATCCAGACGGTGGAGATCGATGTCTCCGCGCTGGCGCCCCAGATCGCCTGCCCGCACATGGTGGACCATGTGAAGCCCATCGACCAGGTTCTCGGCACCAAGATCCAGCAGATCGTCATCGGCAGCTGCACCAACGGCCGCCTGGACGATCTGGCGGACGCCGCCGCCATCCTGCGGGGCAAAAAGGTCGCGGAAGGCACCCGCATGCTGGTGTTCCCCGCCTCCAGCAAAATCTTCGCGCAGGCCCTGGACAAGGGCTACATCCACGACTTCATGAGGGCCGGGGCCGTGGTCATGAACTCCGGCTGCGGTCCCTGCCTGGGCGTGCATGAGGGGGCGCTGGGCGACCACGAAGTGGCCCTCAGCACCACCAACCGCAATTTCAAGGGCCGCATGGGCAATCCGACCGGCGAGGTCTACCTCTGCAGCCCGGTGGTGGCCGCCGCCTCGGCGATCACCGGCGTCATCACCGATCCCCGGAAAGGAGCCTGA
- a CDS encoding 3-isopropylmalate dehydratase, translating into MAKVIITLGNDISTDDIYPGRFMATVLPTETPQFAFFDRTEFNAKLKAKAFPPGSIIVGGENFGCGSSREQACSTLKGHEVAVVAKSISRIFLQNSINLGLQVVICPGLEASEGDELEITTDRVLNKTTGKAFEQVQLPAARKGIMDAGGLIPYTRARLLATNA; encoded by the coding sequence ATGGCGAAGGTCATCATCACGCTCGGGAACGACATCAGCACGGATGACATCTACCCGGGCCGTTTCATGGCCACCGTGCTGCCCACGGAGACCCCCCAGTTCGCCTTCTTCGACCGCACCGAGTTCAACGCGAAGCTCAAGGCCAAGGCCTTTCCGCCAGGGTCGATCATCGTGGGCGGGGAGAACTTCGGTTGCGGCTCCAGCCGGGAGCAGGCCTGCTCAACCCTCAAGGGCCACGAGGTGGCCGTGGTGGCCAAGAGCATCTCGCGCATCTTCCTGCAGAACAGCATCAACCTGGGCCTGCAGGTGGTGATCTGCCCCGGCCTCGAGGCCAGCGAGGGGGATGAGCTGGAGATCACGACCGACCGGGTGCTCAACAAGACCACCGGCAAGGCCTTCGAGCAGGTCCAGCTGCCCGCCGCCCGCAAGGGCATCATGGACGCGGGCGGGCTCATCCCCTACACCCGCGCACGGCTGTTGGCGACGAACGCCTGA
- the tpx gene encoding thiol peroxidase gives MATITLNGNPVHTCGELPTIGFATPPFTLTRTDLRDITSVELEGKRIVLSIFPSLDTATCAQSMRTFNALAADLSDAVLLCVSMDLPFALDLFCGAERLERAVPVSAFRHPDFGTSFGVTLVDGPLRGLLARAVVALDENGTVVHTELVSELTHEPDYDMAIHAIRNHHHPCPQDALETTE, from the coding sequence ATGGCCACGATCACCCTGAACGGCAACCCCGTCCATACCTGCGGCGAGCTGCCCACCATCGGCTTCGCCACGCCCCCGTTCACCCTCACCCGCACGGATCTCCGCGACATCACCAGCGTGGAGCTGGAGGGGAAGCGCATCGTGCTGAGCATCTTCCCCAGTCTGGACACGGCCACCTGCGCCCAGAGCATGCGGACCTTCAACGCCCTCGCGGCGGATCTGAGCGACGCGGTGCTGCTCTGCGTCTCCATGGACCTGCCCTTCGCCCTGGATCTCTTCTGCGGGGCGGAGCGGCTGGAGCGGGCCGTGCCCGTCTCCGCCTTCCGGCACCCGGATTTCGGAACCTCGTTCGGCGTCACCCTCGTGGATGGCCCGCTGCGGGGCCTCCTGGCCCGGGCCGTCGTGGCGCTGGACGAGAACGGCACGGTCGTCCACACCGAGTTGGTGTCCGAGCTCACGCATGAGCCGGACTACGACATGGCCATCCACGCCATCCGGAACCACCACCACCCCTGCCCGCAGGATGCCCTCGAGACGACGGAATAG
- a CDS encoding sensor histidine kinase, with product MEPAVGKWRWYWGIWALMGLYMATWDLAMYPSAPVLRLVVMNLLQNGAWGLLGLFLIWLANRRPIESFAWSQWRTWTLHLLASVVVAALGLFVAYLISLRLDSWDLGKPIDLARFLKGLPRFYRAYFHTNLLFMWAVVAAFHGLRIYRKYKAREVEAAKLEARFAEAQNLALRMQLQPHFLFNTLNSISALVHANPEGADDMISRLGDFLRMTLDAPPDQLVTLRKELAFIQAYLAIEQVRFQDRLQVRMDIAPDLLDLRVPSFILQPLVENALKHGLSDRPQGGTLQLRAHRDSECLVIEVQDDGEGFTPGREGVGLGNVRARLGLLYKGRHQLDLLGAPGRGTLVVLHLPLDRPGPEVG from the coding sequence ATGGAACCCGCGGTTGGGAAGTGGCGCTGGTACTGGGGCATCTGGGCCCTGATGGGGCTCTACATGGCCACCTGGGACCTGGCCATGTACCCGTCCGCCCCGGTTCTCCGGCTCGTGGTGATGAACCTGCTCCAGAACGGGGCCTGGGGCCTGCTGGGCCTCTTCCTGATCTGGCTGGCCAACCGGCGGCCCATCGAATCCTTCGCCTGGTCCCAGTGGCGGACCTGGACCCTGCACCTGCTGGCCAGCGTGGTCGTGGCGGCTCTGGGGCTTTTCGTGGCCTACCTCATCTCCCTCCGCCTGGATTCCTGGGACCTGGGGAAGCCCATCGATCTGGCGCGGTTCCTCAAGGGCCTGCCGCGCTTCTACCGGGCCTACTTCCACACGAACCTCCTCTTCATGTGGGCGGTGGTCGCCGCCTTCCATGGGTTGCGGATCTACCGGAAGTACAAGGCCCGCGAAGTCGAGGCCGCGAAGCTGGAGGCCCGGTTTGCCGAGGCCCAGAACCTGGCCCTTCGGATGCAGCTCCAGCCCCACTTCCTCTTCAACACGCTCAACTCCATCTCCGCCCTGGTCCACGCCAATCCGGAGGGCGCGGACGACATGATCAGCCGCCTGGGGGATTTCCTGCGCATGACCCTGGACGCTCCGCCCGACCAGCTGGTGACGCTGCGCAAAGAGCTGGCCTTCATCCAGGCCTACCTGGCCATCGAGCAGGTGCGCTTCCAGGACCGGCTCCAGGTCCGCATGGACATCGCCCCCGACCTGCTGGACCTGCGGGTGCCCAGCTTCATCCTCCAGCCCCTGGTGGAGAATGCTCTCAAGCATGGCCTGTCCGACCGTCCCCAGGGCGGCACCCTGCAGCTGCGGGCCCACCGCGATTCCGAGTGCCTGGTGATCGAGGTCCAGGACGACGGCGAGGGATTCACGCCGGGCCGCGAGGGCGTGGGTCTCGGCAATGTCCGGGCCCGCCTGGGGCTGCTCTACAAGGGCAGGCATCAACTGGACCTGCTGGGCGCTCCGGGCCGGGGTACCCTCGTGGTGTTGCACCTTCCCCTGGATCGGCCGGGACCGGAGGTCGGATGA